TGAGAAAGTAGTTAAAGCAATTGAGGAGGTTATTGCTGGGGAAGCTAATTTCAAAGAAGTTAGCGACGCTAAAGGTCACTACACAACGGGGTCAGGGAACGGAAATAATCTTCTAGGTTCTTTTACGGTTGTGATGAAGGTTAAAGTCACATGCAATGGAGTGGACTATAAAGTAGAGGGGACCTTCAAAATATTGGACCGTTATGATTTTGATCCTCGCTTAAATGATCCAAATTCATCCCGCACTCCTGCAGGCGAATCAAGAACTAGGTATGCCTACATGTTGATCCGGGGGCTTGACTATGATGTAGATTCGGTTGATGTACCGTTCACACAAACTGGGTTTAAAGACCTTGCTAAATACTGAGTCATTATCCCATCCGTGCGTTGAGTTTTAGAAGCGATTATTCCTGACTACATCCTATGAATATCTTAAAAATTGTCATTCTTAGTTTTTTGGTCATGGCATTTTCGGCAAGCTGCACTAAAATAGATCAAGAACCAGATCACGATCCGTTTCAAGATTGCTTTGATATTCCTAGGCCTTCATTCTTGGTGAGAGGTGAGCAGGAAATCCGTAGCAACCCTGATTACCGTGATTTCAGATATAATGGAAAGTTTGCTGGATGTGCGGATCATTTTAGTGACCTATGTAAATTACTTGGATTGACCCAGGCGAAAGCTGAAAAAACTTATGTCATGCATCCGCCTGATAACGCAGCAGACTGGTGGGATGCACCAAATTATGTTGAGCAATTAAGAGAGCAGTCGAAAAATCTTGGGTTGTTCTACGTCAAGGGATTTACGGACCCTCAAAATCCAGGGAGAGGGGTCATCGCGAGAGTATATCGCGGCAACATCTACCTAACGAAGGTTGGTGTCAGCTCTAGTAAATGGGGAGTAAAAGAAAGGCATGTTACTGATGGTGTGAGTGGTAATTAATTCAGCAGTAAACAAGAGTGGCCTTCTTCAAGAAAGGTGCCACAAAGTATCTGTCACGCAGCCTCGTCCTATAAAGATGTTAGGTATACAGTGCTTAATTCTGCACCTTTTTCACCATCATTTCGTCGCATGAAAACCGCCTGACCCTTGATTCTCAAGGCGATTACATTGAGCAGCAGCTTGTCGGCATTAATGTAAGCGTCACGAGGAGTGCCCTATGAAGGAGTTGGCATCATAGAGGCCATAGGTGGTCAGGTATGATCTCTATGAACGAAGAAGTGGTGGTTTTGAAGAGTGATCGGGCGGGACAGGTGCAGACGCCGGTGGACCGGCAGATTGCCGTGGTGAGGGGTATGATCGCAGCGGCTTGTCGGGGCCACGCTTTGCAGCGCTGACTGGGATCAACGACCAAACCTTTGTGACTTGGCGAAGCAAGCATGGTATGGGGAATCCAATCCGGAAGCCACAACCCGCCAAAGAGGTGTCTTTTGTGGAGACCGTAATCTCTGCTGGTGCGCTTGGAACACTCCCAAGCCAAGCGACAGCGGCTCTGGTCATGGAGTTGCAATCGGGAGTGAAGCTGCGCCTTCAATGCGCCTTGCACGTCCCTTAGGCGGCATTGAGGTGCACTCCAGCCCGTAAAGCGCCTGGAGTTCAGCTACGATGCCAAGGGCCGCCGCATCGCCAAGCAGGTGTTCACGAACCAACGCCAGAGCAATGGCGATTTGGTGAATGGGAGCTGGACGTTCGCCGAGGAGACGGTGTTCCTGTGGCAGGACTGGACCCTGCTGGCGGAGTTCGTGCGCAGCAGCCCGAGCGGCAGCTTTGGCCTACGCCGGAGTTACCTTTGGGGCCTGGATGTGGATGGCACCTTGGGCGGAGCCGGGGGCGTGGGTGGTCTGCTGTGGGTGGCGGAGTATGTGCCGGGGCAGAGCAGCAGCCACCGCCAGCTTGCACCCTGGTATGATGGCAATGGCAACATCATGGGCTGGCTGGAGAAAGACGGCAGCGAATCCCTGCCACTTTACCGCCTGGAGTATGATCCCTATGGCAAACTGCTGGTGGAGGAAACCGTGCGAGTGGAGCGCAATCAGAAACAACGCGACCTGAATGTGGATGCCGAATGGCTGACCCGCCCGCCCTTCGCCTTCAGCACCAAGTATGAAGACGCGGAGTCAGGCCTCCTGTATTACGGCTACCGGTATTACGCACCTGAGATGCAACGCTGGTTGTCACGGGATCCGATTGGAGAACATGGAGGTGTAAATCTTCAGGTTTTTTGTGTAAACAATCCTGTTAATTTCATCGATACCGATGGCAGGCTGACTGGGGCGCCTACAACGATGCCAGCAACCTCGAATCCTATGGCCCCGTCTCCTAATTCTACTCCTTTCAGGAGCCCTGGGAACAATCCAAATTCCCCCGATTACCCGGGATCCTCGCCAGGAGGACGTTCTGGAGAAATTCCTGCACCCGTCGATCCATTTGGCATATTGCCTCCTGGATATGATCCCACCGCCGGACCAGAACCACATAAAGATCCACATTTCCCCCCTGAACCTGAATATCCGAAAGAGAAGCCTAAAGATAAAGAAGGTTGGAGTGCTCCACACGCTGGAGAATGGCACGTGCAATTTGGTGCTGAGAAAAAGGAAAAAAAACTCTACAGGGTAATTTGGACACGCCTAAATTCACCTGGCTACGGATCGGGTTTTGTCATGCTTTCCCAACTACGGGACAAACTCCCGAACAGCATACGCAAGGAGCTAGATGCCCAGTTTGTTAAAGCAGGTATATATATACAAAGAAGCGGTGGAATTAGCGCATTCAGGGCATTATCTTTTCCATCTAACGCTGGGCGTTGTTATCATTTAGACTTAGAGGTTGTGACCGGAGAGGCATTCCGCTTTCTTCATGATTATTAAATATGATAAATAAAAAAAAATTTCAGCTTTGGGTAGATAAAGACTGTTATTTGCTCTTTGAAGTTTCGGATGAGTCTGCCCGTCAGTCCTTATCTGCTGACGCAATGCTTTTAGATACGTTTGAAGCTATCGATGGTTCTCAGGCTGTGATGATGATGGAAGAAAAAATTCACGGTCAATCCGATCAATGAATAATTAATCTTAAATATAAAATATCGTCGAGCCATCCACCACCTAGCGATAGACGGGCTCATCCCCTCTGGGGGGGCGGTGGAGCTAGGGTGTATTTTAAAACTGTACAATTGCTCAAAAGGAGCCTAACGTCTGCAGGAGCTACCGCCAAAGACGATCTCGAAGGAGGCCGATGTGAAGCTCCTGGCCCCGAGCCCGGCAGGCAGGCCGCGCAGACACGCCCGGCTGCATCCAGTAATGCGGCCCAATACCTCAGTGTGGAAGTCATCACCGAGGCAGAGTTTGCAGACTCAAACCGGGTGGTCAGCTACCGACCGGGTAGCCAAGGCAAGCTGACGGCACGGTTCATGATGAAAGAGTGTGGTGCTGGGAAAAGGGGTGTAAGCGTCACGCGGGGTGCCGTATGAAGTGGCTAGATTCATAGAGGTCACAGGAGGTCAGCTATGACCTCTATGAACAAACAGGCCATCGTGTTGAAGAGTGATCGGGCGGGACGGGTGCAGACGCCGGTGGGGCGGCTGATTGCCGTGGTGAGGGAGTATGAGAGCAGCGGCTTGTCGGGGCCGCGCTTTGCAGCGCTGACGGGGATCAACTATCAAACCTTTGTGACTTGGCGAAGCAAGGTATCCGTCAAACGAAGCCCCTTCACCAGGAGCTTGACAGGAAGTGTGCTATGCTGAGGCCGCGCAGGTCTTTGCTTGTGATTGGTTGAGACCTTTTTGGTTAGCCGCCCAGGCTCTCGGCGTGAGCCGATGCACGGTCCGGTTGGTCTCGGTGGGCAGGCGGGTGAAGAGGTCCGTCAGGTAGGCCTCGGCGTTGATGCCTTCACGATGGCAGTTGCCAATCAGCGTGTAGAACACGGCGGCGCGTACACCGCTTTTGGGGTCGCCCATGAACAACCAGTTCTTTTTGCCGATGGCACTGGGACGGATCGCATTTTCGATCCCGTTGTTGTCGATGCAAACACGACCGTCCCGCAGATAAACACTGAGTTTATCCCACTGGTTGAGCGTGTAGCTAATGGCTGTGCCTATGAGGCTGCGCGGCAGATGTTTGCGGCTCTGCTGCAAGCTTTGGAGCTTGTGATGGATGCCTTCCAGGATCGGAGCGCTGTGCTCCTGCCTGGCCGCCCGCACTTCCGTCGGCCCGGCGCGGGCTTCCCTCAAGCCTGCCTCAATGCGGTAAAGCTGCTGCATGCGCTCAAGCACCCAGCGGGTATCCTCGCTTTCGCCCCGTGCTTCAAAGAACTTACGCCGGGCATGCGGCGAGCTGGATCTGCCCTTTCCTGCGCGGTGAGCAGATGAAGCTTTCGTAAGCCTGGTAACCATCGCACTGGATCAACCCGGTGAAGTCTGCGGGCACGAGGCTTTCCAGACAAGCGGCCCCACGCCCGGTGTGCCATTCAAACAGGCTGAGGTTGCGCACAGGGTTGTGGACTGCCCACAGGTAACCTGTGCCACAGGTGCCTTTGCGTTCTGGATCTTGATACTTCACGGGCGTTTGCTTCGCGCTGCCCCACAGCGCTCTCCCCTTCGGGGCAGCCTTCGGCTGGCTACCTCGCTCCGCTCAGAGCGTCGATCTGCACATACCCATCGGCAAAGACTTCCCTTTGCATCGCCTGGATGATCAGGCCGCAGGCATCCGCGCACATGCCACCCCTGTTGCTCAAGGTCTGGCGCGTGATCGGCACTCCGGCCCGCCCATACATCTGTTCGATCCGATAGTAAGGCAGGTGCAGTTCAAAACGCTGCGTCAGGGTATGGGCCAGTAAGCGTGGTGTAGCGATGCAGCGCTCTTGCAAGAGGGATAAAGGCGCTGTGATAGGCGGCAGGTGCCGGGCTTCCCTGCGCACGTATTTGCGCCGGATGATCTTCTGGCAGCTGAACTTGCCGGGTGTGTAATCCATGAGCCGGGTAACCTCCGCCCCCATGCATACCCAGGCCTGCGGATCGGCCTTGACCTCATCGGGATCAATGATGACCTCGGTGACCGGCAGACCTTCGAGCATCTGCTCCAAACTGCGCTTCTGGCGCGCAGTTTGTCTCCTGGCTGCTTCATCGGCCTCCGAGCCGCAAGGGGCGTCTTCGGAGGCTTCCGGCTTTTTTGGGCCGTCCTCAGGCACCTTGTTTTGCAACGCTTCAAAAACTATCTGGAGCTGTGCGGGATCCAGCTTCTCGCTGCTGCGGCCAAACAGCTTGCGCGCCATCGCATCCACCTTTAGGCGCAGCACCTCGTTGTGCTGCTTGAGCTGTTCGAGCTCCATCTTGAGCGACTCAATCTGCGTCTGCTGCGTGGCGACGAGTTGCCTCTGGGCGGCAAGTTCGTGCAACAGGTTAGCAGGCATCATGCAGCGTGTCGTGTCGTGTAGGATGTATCCCATAACGCATCGCCATCGGCTCCTGCATCAACAACCTTCACGTTAGGTCAAAAAAAGCCAGTTGATGAGATGCCTCATCGCTCATACCAGCCACGTGGACGTGCACCGTGCATATCAATGCCGTCAGTGAGCATCGCGAAGGCCTCCGGCTCAAATTCATCCAGCAGAACCTCCCGCTTCGCACGTGGCATCACCACGCGCCCCACCGCATCACGTTTCAGTATCGCTGCCGATGACTCATCCATAAGAGCCATAGCCTATGCCTACGCCTCTTCCAGGCCATCCAACGCGGCATCCAGCAAGGCTTGATCTAATCTAACCTATTGTTAGACCTGGCTCAGCCGCAGCGCGGCGGATGGCTTGAAGGTGAACTATGCTCGGATGCCAAGGGTGGTTTGCTGAGTGTGAGAGGCCGTTTCCCGTGGATTCACTTAATTCATCGAAGCCTCAATTCTTTTAAGCTCACCAGTCATCATTTGCAGTGACAATAAACCCCTGACACGAGCAATCCCCAACTCTGCTTTCGACTTAATCCCCATGTCCATCACCTTCGCTTCGCCGAATGCATGCCAGGCAAATGTGTTCGCAAGTCCTTGCAACTCTTCTACTGTCAAATCAGCCGACTCAGGCAAAAATATTTTGATTGTTGTAGTTTCACTGTTGTCGATCTGAAATCTGCATTCATTTAGATCAACCAGATAAAGGTGCATGATTATAGCGCAAAGATCCGAAAGCTCTTTTTTCTGGCGTCGGCCAACAAATTTCCAATCCGCAAGGATCGGGGCAGACTTTAACAACGAGTCAATTTCTTCAGCCACCCGATAATCTCCTTCTGGTGAGAAAATCAGAAGGCACGTAGGCCCGTCCATGCTGAGATCAAAACAATAGTCGATCGCATGCGCCTCAAAAATTCTGTTTATCTCATCAAAGACTTCACTGTGTTTCCCTTCACGAAATTCTACAGCCATTCGCGTTGATCTTTTCGTGAAATCTCCCCAAAAATCATCATTATTATTCATGTTGCATCATTTTGCTTGTTCGAGCACTTTTTTTCCAGCTTCAATGCGCTCTTTGTTTTTCGGAAGCGAGGTGTTCAGACCTGGTATTTTGTTCGATAAATTTTGCAGCCCTCTTTGCTCGATTAGCAGTGCTTCAACGCCTGCCGTTTCATTATCTGTGAGGTCTTCTGCAAGAGTTTTAGCTTGGGGTGGATGACCGGTGGGGGTTTTCGAACGATGATCTTTGGCCTTCATTCTGTCAGCAACCGTTGGTTGACGCGTTTTACCAATATATGGCTTGTTTGCAATGAGCTGATTGGCGGGTATCTCATAGACTTTTCCAGGTCCCCCAGACCCCTTTAAGGGGCCAGTCTCTGCTTCAACTATAGCAGCATTTGTAGCGGCTGTTTTTTGCCCCGAAGACGTTGGTGTTTTACCTCCGCCAGAAGTTGTCTTGGCACCTTCGAAGAGCAACGCGGCTCCTGTTATTGCCTCTCCTTGTCCCTCCGCAGTGGTAATGTCAGGGAGCTTAGGCTTTGTGCCGTTTATTTCATGCTCAACCAAAGTAACTCCCGGAAAAATGTCGAAGGCATCCTTCTCACCAAAGATGGCGCTTTTAACCTGCTTCAGGATTCCATGAATGACGTTACCCGTTCCTTTTAGCATGCCACCGATGTGACTATAGACTGCATTGTCAGCGTCTCGGATGGCTTGGCGGACCTCGGGCGTTTCATTCCCTTCATTGGTGCCATAAAATTCCAACCCATGTGGGTCAAAGCCCGTCCAAGGATTCTGCTTCACATAGGCATACAGGTTGGGGCCATCCACAAATCCCGCCGGATCTCGGCTCAGCCACATCCCCGTCTCGATGTCCCGATAGCGGAAGCCTTCATTCAGCAGGCCCGTTGGGTCTTCGTCCTTGCTGTTGGCTCGCTGTTTGTCCAGGTTCTCTCCGGTCTCCACCGGACGCTTGCCATACGCTTCGTAGCTCGCCGTCCACGTGATCGTCGCACTCGCATCACTCTGCGCGATGATGTCCCCGCGCCCGTTGCTCAGGCTGTATTTCACCGTGCTCCCACGCACGCTATACAGCATGCCGCCCACGCCTCCGCCCATGTCAGGACCACGCACATAGTGCACCGAGGGCGCTTCCGGGGATACCGCAAAGCCCGGCACGCCCTCATACTCCGCCACGCTCAGCCCGCCACTGAACACCACCGCCGTGTCTCGTGCAGGTTCAGGGCCGCCATGTCGAGCCATGCCCACCCGTCGGGCGCGGTAATCATAGCTGTAGTCATGCTGCGTGCCATCCGGCATTGTCACCCCGGCCAAGCGATCCTGACTCGTCCACTGATACGACGTGCGCCCCGTGCTGCCGCTGGAGGCCGTGGCTGTCAGCAGGGCGGAAGCCTGTGGATGTGCCTGGATCGCTGCGACCACCTCACTGAGCGTGCTGGTGATCGGCGGTTTGTCCTTCACACCCGTCAACGCCGTGCGAGGCAGCGGCTGCAGCGGGGTGCTCCCCGCGCCTGTCACCTCCACCAGCTCCTGCGCCGCCGCATCCGCACCCAAAAGCGCCACCAGATCCGAGGCCGTCGTGGTCACTTGCGGATTAGCTCCGCCGCCATGGAACGCCATAACCTGCCGAGCCCGCAGCACATTTGCACCTCCCCCATTGACGGTGATCCGTGCCCCGATCGTCTCGTGGGCATTGAGATAAGTCCGCACCTGGATCACTGAGCGCTGGTATGCCCTCGGTCACAACGGCGACAAGCACCTGGGTTCCGCCGCCTGCGAACTCAAGCCCATCAAGCATCATGGAGGGTTTATCAACTATCTGGCCTCCGACCTCGGCAAGTCCGACCAGACCCGACCGGGCGACTTCACCGGACGCTACTGGGGTACCTTTGCCAGGGCCCCCCTTCCCGTCGGTGAGCTTCACACTCTGGAACTCACCCCTCAACAGTGGGTCCGCATCCGCCGCCTGGCCCGCAAGAAGTTCGAAAACGACGTCAACCAACGCCGCTGGTCCCTCTTCTTCAAAGACGTCAACCCGCGCAAGCCTGCCCCTGGCCCCGAGCATGGCATGGTCCACACCGGGGCCAAGATCTTTGGCAACCGGCTGTTTTGGGGACAGCTCAAGAGCGCCTTCCACGGCGGTTCACGCAGACTCCGCTCCTGGCACTGGATACCCGATGAGGAGATCGAGCACGAAGGCTGCACCTACCGCGCTTTCCCCGGTTATGCCTTCGGTGTCACCTCCACCGCCATCGTTCACAGGTTCAGACCTCCCACCCGCTACAAGGCCAGACACCTCGACAGCCTCAAGCTCATCTGCAACGCCACGGGCTTTATCCAGGCCGTTCAAAGAGGTATTCAGCAAGGCTTGATTTGATCTAACCTCTGGTTAGACCCAGCTACGCCGCAACACGGCGGATGTCTCTCGCATGCCTGCCATGAGTTCTCATTGCTTAAAAAATTATAATTTATCGATCAAATATTCATAAATATCTCGCCTACCTGTAAGCATAAAAGCATTGGCTGAGACACTAATGAGATCATCAGGCGTTAAGTCAACTTCTGAAGCCAAAAGAAAAAGTCTTTGAAGAGCAGTTTTTTTGACATTTTCAGTAAAGTTCTCAATCAGCATGGAGTCGATTTTTGGCGCCTCATCGCTGCTTGATAACCCTATAATTAAACAAGCAGCCGCCACCATCTCAAATTGAGTTTTGGGTGTTAATTTATCACTTCCTTTTATCAAGTATGGGATGGCTCCATAACCTGCAGAGGAGGGACTTCCATCCCTCACGAGATTACACATCAACTCAGTCACTTCATCATCATTCAGTTCCCCCTCTAACAGGCGCTTAATTTCAGAAAGTGCTGTAATACCGTCAGTATCAATTCCTTCAAGGTTTGACCACATTTCCTTTTCAGTCATATCTTATTTCGTTTCGGTTTTCGTGGGAAACACTGCCACTTTAGGCCCTTTTTCCCGAGGACTAGCTTTCATAAATACGGCTTCCATCTTCTCAAGCATTGGCTTGCATATTTTTTTGCAAAAATTATTTGTCGTAGTAATCACCCACGGATTGCTCGTTTGTTGCACCATAGCTTGCTCAGCATGCAAACCTTTTGCTGTTTTGGTCAATATTGTACTGCCAGCAAAGTCAATTGTTGTTGCATGGGTAACATTCATATTCTTGATACCCATATTAAGCTTACCTCCGTTTGATTCGGCAGTTTTAAGCAGGGCTCCCTCTACAATATCTTGGGGTATGTCATAGCGTAAACTTTGGCCGCCAGAACTGATTGTCTCTGTAACATTACTAGTAAGCGTTTTTGACTCTGAAGCAGTCTCTTTTGCTGATTTTCCGCCAACTTTTGCAAATAAGTTCTTTGCATAACTCCAAAGGCTTTTTCCCGCAGACACCGCCTCTGGCGCTTCCTGAACCACTTTAGCGGCAACAGCATTGGTTGCAGCAGTAGGTGAACCTGGATAATCGAGAATTTGTCCAATGGCTTGCGCGGGATTG
The sequence above is a segment of the Prosthecobacter debontii genome. Coding sequences within it:
- a CDS encoding RHS repeat-associated core domain-containing protein, whose protein sequence is MFTNQRQSNGDLVNGSWTFAEETVFLWQDWTLLAEFVRSSPSGSFGLRRSYLWGLDVDGTLGGAGGVGGLLWVAEYVPGQSSSHRQLAPWYDGNGNIMGWLEKDGSESLPLYRLEYDPYGKLLVEETVRVERNQKQRDLNVDAEWLTRPPFAFSTKYEDAESGLLYYGYRYYAPEMQRWLSRDPIGEHGGVNLQVFCVNNPVNFIDTDGRLTGAPTTMPATSNPMAPSPNSTPFRSPGNNPNSPDYPGSSPGGRSGEIPAPVDPFGILPPGYDPTAGPEPHKDPHFPPEPEYPKEKPKDKEGWSAPHAGEWHVQFGAEKKEKKLYRVIWTRLNSPGYGSGFVMLSQLRDKLPNSIRKELDAQFVKAGIYIQRSGGISAFRALSFPSNAGRCYHLDLEVVTGEAFRFLHDY
- the tnpA gene encoding IS66 family insertion sequence element accessory protein TnpA — translated: MNKQAIVLKSDRAGRVQTPVGRLIAVVREYESSGLSGPRFAALTGINYQTFVTWRSKVSVKRSPFTRSLTGSVLC
- a CDS encoding RHS repeat-associated core domain-containing protein; translated protein: MRTYLNAHETIGARITVNGGGANVLRARQVMAFHGGGANPQVTTTASDLVALLGADAAAQELVEVTGAGSTPLQPLPRTALTGVKDKPPITSTLSEVVAAIQAHPQASALLTATASSGSTGRTSYQWTSQDRLAGVTMPDGTQHDYSYDYRARRVGMARHGGPEPARDTAVVFSGGLSVAEYEGVPGFAVSPEAPSVHYVRGPDMGGGVGGMLYSVRGSTVKYSLSNGRGDIIAQSDASATITWTASYEAYGKRPVETGENLDKQRANSKDEDPTGLLNEGFRYRDIETGMWLSRDPAGFVDGPNLYAYVKQNPWTGFDPHGLEFYGTNEGNETPEVRQAIRDADNAVYSHIGGMLKGTGNVIHGILKQVKSAIFGEKDAFDIFPGVTLVEHEINGTKPKLPDITTAEGQGEAITGAALLFEGAKTTSGGGKTPTSSGQKTAATNAAIVEAETGPLKGSGGPGKVYEIPANQLIANKPYIGKTRQPTVADRMKAKDHRSKTPTGHPPQAKTLAEDLTDNETAGVEALLIEQRGLQNLSNKIPGLNTSLPKNKERIEAGKKVLEQAK
- a CDS encoding RHS repeat domain-containing protein, whose protein sequence is ANSKDEDPTGLLNEGFRYRDIETGMWLSRDPAGFVDGPNLYAYVKQNPWTAFDPEGLAAFNLSSPTVDSYELELFGNKFSSKSGPVANFVLSNAFQAQSEIRRTVSNPAQAIGQILDYPGSPTAATNAVAAKVVQEAPEAVSAGKSLWSYAKNLFAKVGGKSAKETASESKTLTSNVTETISSGGQSLRYDIPQDIVEGALLKTAESNGGKLNMGIKNMNVTHATTIDFAGSTILTKTAKGLHAEQAMVQQTSNPWVITTTNNFCKKICKPMLEKMEAVFMKASPREKGPKVAVFPTKTETK